One region of Chitinophaga varians genomic DNA includes:
- a CDS encoding lysophospholipid acyltransferase family protein, producing the protein MLLPVIYFVSLLPFRMLYFVSDLLYLLLYRLLGYRKKVVMQNLRNSFPDKNEAELKKICSDFYHYLCDLFLETFKTLTISKKAMVQHCRFTDETIALFEQLAADKQSVVLVMGHKGNWEWAGNTFSILCRQQLYVIYHPLANKHFNGLMYKMRTRFGTKLIAMQDTFRDMVKNRDHVSATAFIADQAPQPQTAHWMTFLHQDTPVFKGTEKIAQKLNYPVVYVSVQRDKRGYYTVSAHMLTASPSTEKEGEITALHTRQLETDIITQPSTWLWSHKRWKHKRPTVQQ; encoded by the coding sequence TTGTTACTGCCAGTAATTTACTTTGTTTCATTGCTGCCTTTCCGGATGCTGTATTTCGTCAGCGACCTGCTGTACCTGCTGCTGTACCGGCTGCTGGGCTACCGGAAAAAAGTGGTAATGCAGAATCTCCGCAATTCTTTTCCTGACAAAAACGAAGCCGAGCTTAAAAAGATATGCAGTGATTTCTACCACTACCTCTGTGATCTTTTTCTTGAAACGTTCAAAACGTTGACTATCAGCAAAAAAGCGATGGTACAGCACTGCCGTTTCACCGATGAGACGATTGCCCTCTTTGAACAGCTGGCAGCGGACAAACAGAGCGTGGTGCTGGTAATGGGGCATAAAGGCAACTGGGAATGGGCCGGCAATACCTTCAGCATCCTGTGCCGGCAACAACTGTATGTGATCTATCACCCACTGGCCAACAAACATTTTAATGGCCTGATGTATAAAATGCGCACCCGCTTCGGCACCAAACTCATTGCCATGCAGGACACCTTCCGGGACATGGTAAAAAACCGCGACCATGTGAGCGCCACAGCCTTCATCGCTGACCAGGCGCCACAGCCCCAGACAGCGCACTGGATGACCTTCCTCCACCAGGATACGCCTGTGTTCAAAGGAACAGAAAAAATTGCCCAGAAATTAAACTACCCGGTAGTATACGTCAGCGTACAACGGGACAAAAGAGGCTACTATACCGTATCCGCCCATATGCTTACGGCCTCCCCTTCTACAGAAAAAGAAGGCGAGATAACTGCGTTGCATACACGCCAGCTGGAAACAGATATCATTACGCAACCTTCCACCTGGCTATGGTCCCACAAACGGTGGAAACACAAGCGACCAACTGTTCAACAATAA